One segment of Danio aesculapii chromosome 3, fDanAes4.1, whole genome shotgun sequence DNA contains the following:
- the LOC130221418 gene encoding multidrug resistance-associated protein 1-like: MDTLCGLSGLDSLWDWNVTWYTAHPDLTKCFQHTILVWFPCFYLWICAPFYFLYLKFYDNGCISISSLYCAKMGLALCLASIGFLETVYLLVERSRDIEHHMVFLLSSIIRSITMILVMLVIHLERLRGFRSSVFLFLFWMLAVVCSLVPLRANIQAIIEEGFSADAMRFVAFFTFLSLQLAQLILSCFADQRPHTLKPVYVKNPCPVEDASFLSKLLFWWYGSLVVKGYRSPLKAEDLWSLREEDTSEKIICDLEKEWAKQWAKLQQRKSSLNEVQTLGFKLSSCVKKLFRKLVKKQCTGFVLFWTLAKIFGPYFLAGTLFLVIQDALMFSIPQVLSLLLGYVRDEDAPLWKGYLFAFSLFLLSCLQSLFNHQYMYTCLTVGMRVKTAVMGLVYRKSLVINSAARRTCTVGEIVNLVSADTQKLMDIVMYFNALWLAPIEIALCLFFLWQHLGPSTLAGITTVILIFPLNGFIAKMRSKLQEVQMKNKDERIKLMNEILSSIKILKFYAWENAFRERVLGYREKELNALKKSQILYSISIASFNSSTLLIAFAMFGVYVLIDDKHVLDAQKIFVSMALINILKAPLSQLPFAMSTTMQVVVSLKRLGKFLCQDELKLDSVERVPYNSNIESVVINNGTFSWSKDSTACLRRINVKVQRGSLVAVVGHVGSGKSSLLSAMLGEMEKKSGHITITGSVAYVPQQAWIQNATLKDNILFGCEMKDSLYQKVVEACALLPDLEILPARDATEIGEKGLNLSGGQKQRVSLARAVYRNSDIYLLDDPLSAVDAHVGKHIFEKVIGPNGALKNKTRVLVTHGLSFLPQADLILVMADGEITEMGSYAELLSRKNAFAEFFKAFSVSERKESATHRGTRNTVSHLSMTELSTDLSQKQLISGGMRSGIIQTIEVISDTKPKQHREEVGRLTQADKAHTGRVKLEMYVEYFRTIGLAFIIPIIFLYAFQQVASLAYSYWLSLWADDPVINGTQVNTDLKLGVYGALGFVQGIAIFGTTVAISLGGIIASRQLHLDLLNNVLHSPMSFFEKTPSGNLLNRFSKEIDAIDCMIPHGLKIMLGYVFKLLEVCIIVLIATPFAGVIILPLALLYAFIQSFYVATSCQLRRLESVSRSPIYTHFNETVQGASVIRAFDEQPRFILQANCRVDRHQMSYFPRFVATRWLAVNLEFLGNLLVLAAAILSVMERATLSPGIVGLAVSHSLQVTGILSWIVRSWTDVENNIVSVERVKEYAETAKEAPWTFEDSPLPSDWPRSGSIGFHAFGLQYRRGLDWALKEISLSVNEREKVGIVGRTGAGKSSLALGIFRILEAAKGEIFIDGINIADIGLHELRSRITIIPQDPVLFSGSLRINLDPFDSYTDEEVWRALELAHLKTFVSNLPNKLNHECSEGGENLSLGQRQLICLARALLRKTKILVLDEATAAVDLETDNLIQSTIRTQFEDCTVLTIAHRLNTIMDYTRVIVMDRGIITEIDSPSNLISKHGQFYRMCREAGLV, translated from the exons GGTTTGGCTCTCTGTCTGGCCTCCATTGGTTTTCTGGAGACGGTCTACCTGCTGGTGGAAAGAAGCAGAGACATAGAGCATCACATGGTCTTTCTCCTGAGCTCTATAATCCGCAGCATTACCATG ATACTCGTGATGCTGGTGATCCACTTAGAAAGGCTGAGGGGCTTTCGTTCCTCTGTGTTTCTCTTTCTGTTTTGGATGCTGGCGGTGGTCTGCTCATTGGTGCCTCTCAGAGCCAACATACAAGCCATCATAGAGGAG GGTTTCTCTGCAGATGCGATGAGATTTGTGGCATTTTTCACATTCTTGTCTCTCCAGCTGGCACAGCTCATCCTCAGCTGTTTTGCTGACCAGCGGCCCCACACTCTTAAACCTGTATATGTGAAG AACCCATGTCCAGTTGAGGATGCTTCTTTCCTGTCAAAATTACTGTTCTGGTGGTACGGCAG TCTGGTGGTGAAGGGCTACCGCTCACCTTTAAAAGCTGAAGATCTCTGGTCTCTACGAGAAGAGGATACGTCTGAAAAAATCATCTGTGATCTTGAAAAAGAGTGGGCAAAACAATGGGCCAAACTGCAACA GAGAAAGAGCTCTCTGAATGAGGTGCAAACACTTGGTTTTAAGCTGAGTTCCTGTGTTAAAAAGCTGTTCAGAAAACTCGTTAAGAAACAGTGCAcaggttttgttctgttttggacACTGGCCAAAATATTTGGCCCTTACTTTCTGGCTGGGACTCTCTTTCTTGTCATCCAAGATGCTTTGATGTTCTCCATCCCGCAAGTACTAAG TCTACTGCTCGGCTATGTGAGGGATGAAGATGCCCCCTTGTGGAAGGGTTACCTCTTTGCCTTTTCACTGTTCCTGTTGTCTTGCCTGCAGTCCCTATTTAACCATCAGTACATGTATACCTGCTTAACAGTTGGCATGAGAGTAAAAACTGCAGTTATGGGACTGGTGTACAGGAAG TCTTTAGTCATCAACAGTGCAGCCCGCAGGACATGTACAGTCGGAGAGATAGTGAACTTGGTTTCAGCTGACACCCAGAAGCTCATGGATATTGTAATGTACTTCAATGCATTGTGGTTGGCACCCATTGAAATCGCCTTGTGTCTTTTTTTCCTCTGGCAG CATCTCGGCCCATCCACCTTGGCTGGCATCACCACTGTAATTCTCATCTTCCCTTTGAATGGGTTCATTGCCAAAATGAGAAGCAAGCTCCAG GAGGTCCAGATGAAAAATAAGGATGAACGCATTAAGCTGATGAACGAGATCTTGAGTAGCATAAAAATCCTGAAGTTTTACGCGTGGGAGAATGCCTTCAGAGAGCGAGTGCTCGGATACAGGGAAAAAGAGCTGAATGCTCTGAAGAAGTCCCAGATACTTTACTCCATTTCCATCGCCTCCTTCAACTCCTCCACATTATTG ATTGCATTTGCCATGTTTGGGGTCTATGTGCTAATTGATGATAAGCATGTTCTGGATGCGCAGAAAATCTTTGTGTCCATGGCTCTTATTAACATACTTAAAGCTCCACTCAGTCAACTGCCATTTGCAATGAGTACTACCATGCAG GTGGTGGTTTCTCTCAAACGTCTTGGGAAGTTTCTCTGTCAAGATGAGCTGAAACTTGATAGCGTGGAGAGAGTTCCATACAATTCCA ATATTGAAAGTGTTGTTATTAACAATGGCACATTCAGCTGGTCTAAAGACAGTACAGCATGTCTCAGGAG GATTAATGTCAAAGTTCAGCGAGGTTCACTAGTGGCTGTGGTTGGTCATGTGGGCAGTGGAAAATCCTCTCTCTTGTCTGCAATGCTGGGTGAAATGGAAAAGAAAAGCGGCCACATCACAATCACG GGCTCTGTGGCTTATGTTCCTCAGCAAGCATGGATCCAGAATGCCACTCTTAAAGACAACATTTTATTTGGATGTGAGATGAAAGACAGTTTGTACCAGAAAGTTGTGGAAGCCTGTGCCCTCCTACCAGACTTGGAGATCCTTCCTGCAAGAGACGCCACAGAGATTGGAGAAAAG GGGTTAAATCTGTCAGGAGGTCAAAAACAGAGAGTAAGTCTGGCACGAGCAGTCTACAGGAATTCTGATATCTATCTGTTGGATGATCCGTTGTCAGCGGTGGATGCACATGTGGGAAAACACATCTTTGAAAAAGTCATTGGACCTAATGGTGCTCTTAAAAATAAG ACTCGCGTTCTGGTGACTCATGGGCTCAGCTTCTTGCCCCAAGCAGACTTGATCCTGGTGATGGCGGATGGAGAAATCACAGAGATGGGCTCTTATGCCGAGCTTCTGAGCAGAAAGAATGCCTTTGCAGAGTTTTTTAAGGCTTTTTCTGTTAGTGAACGCAAGGAAAGTGCCACCCACAGAG GGACCAGAAACACAGTATCTCACCTAAGCATGACAGAACTCTCTACTGACCTCTCCCAAAAGCAACTCATCAG TGGAGGCATGAGAAGTGGAATTATACAAACCATAGAGGTCATATCTGACACAAAACCGAAGCAGCACAGGGAAGAAGTTGGCAGACTAACCCAGGCTGACAAAGCACATACAGGCCGG GTGAAACTGGAGATGTATGTGGAGTACTTCAGGACCATCGGCTTGGCCTTCATAATCCCCATCATCTTCCTCTATGCATTCCAGCAAGTTGCTTCACTGGCTTACAGCTACTGGCTCAGTTTGTGGGCAGATGACCCAGTTATAAATGGAACACAGGTTAACACTGATCTGAAGCTTGGTGTTTATGGAGCTCTTGGCTTTGTGCAAG GAATTGCAATTTTTGGGACTACTGTGGCAATATCCCTTGGAGGAATAATTGCATCCCGGCAACTTCATCTGGATCTTCTGAACAATGTACTTCACTCTCCCATGTCATTCTTTGAAAAAACACCTAGTGGTAACCTTCTCAATCGTTTCTCAAAAGAGATAGATGCTATTGATTGCATGATCCCTCATGGTTTGAAGATCATGCTAGGCTATGTGTTCAAACTTCTGGAGGTTTGCATTATCGTGCTGATAGCAACTCCATTTGCAGGAGTGATCATACTGCCATTGGCTCTTCTCTATGCCTTTATCCAG AGTTTTTATGTTGCCACATCCTGCCAGTTGCGAAGACTAGAATCAGTGAGTCGTTCACCCATCTATACTCATTTCAATGAGACAGTCCAAGGAGCCAGTGTGATCCGGGCCTTTGATGAACAGCCTAGGTTCATTCTTCAGGCTAACTGCCGAGTGGACCGCCATCAGATGTCTTATTTCCCGAGATTTGTGGCTACAAG GTGGCTGGCAGTAAATCTAGAGTTCCTGGGTAACTTGCTGGTCCTTGCTGCAGCTATCCTCTCTGTTATGGAAAGGGCAACTTTAAGTCCTGGAATCGTGGGGTTAGCTGTGTCTCACTCTCTCCAG GTAACTGGGATCCTAAGCTGGATTGTGCGGTCATGGACTGATGTAGAAAACAACATTGTGTCTGTTGAGCGAGTGAAAGAATATGCTGAAACGGCAAAAGAG GCACCATGGACATTCGAGGACAGTCCACTCCCATCTGACTGGCCCAGATCAGGATCCATTGGATTCCATGCATTTGGACTTCAGTATCGCAGGGGTCTTGACTGGGCCTTGAAAGAAATTTCCCTCAGTGTCAATgagagagaaaaa GTTGGAATTGTGGGAAGAACAGGGGCTGGAAAATCATCTCTGGCTCTAGGAATCTTCCGGATCCTTGAGGCAGCAAAAGGAGAGATCTTTATAGATGGGATAAACATAGCAGATATTGGACTACATGAACTGAGGTCTCGTATCACTATCATCCCACAG GATCCAGTGCTGTTCTCAGGTTCGTTGCGTATAAATCTGGATCCCTTTGATAGCTACACTGATGAAGAGGTTTGGAGAGCTCTAGAACTTGCACATCTCAAGACCTTTGTGTCTAACCTGCCTAACAAACTCAACCATGAGTGTTCAGAGGGTGGAGAGAATCTCAG TCTGGGTCAGCGGCAGTTAATTTGCCTGGCTCGAGCTCTTCTCAGAAAGACCAAGATTCTGGTTTTAGATGAAGCCACTGCAGCAGTGGATCTAGAGACTGACAATCTGATACAGTCCACCATCCGAACTCAGTTTGAGGACTGCACAGTTCTGACCATTGCACACCGCCTCAACACCATCATGGACTACACAAG GGTAATTGTGATGGACAGAGGGATCATCACAGAGATAGACTCTCCATCTAATCTGATATCTAAGCATGGTCAATTCTATCGAATGTGTCGAGAGGCTGGGCTGGTGTGA